The following are encoded in a window of Etheostoma cragini isolate CJK2018 chromosome 7, CSU_Ecrag_1.0, whole genome shotgun sequence genomic DNA:
- the dpm1 gene encoding dolichol-phosphate mannosyltransferase subunit 1, whose amino-acid sequence MASRKTSHPNRISEDKYSILLPTYNERENLPLIVWLLVKYFGESGYIYEVIIIDDGSPDGTLEVAEQLQKIYGEDKILLRPRAKKLGLGTAYIHGIKHATGNFIIIMDADLSHHPKFIPEFIEKQKEGDYDLVSGTRYRGNGGVYGWDLRRKLISRGANFLTQVLLRPGASDLTGSFRLYKKEVLESLVERCVSKGYVFQMEMIVRARQLNYTIGEVPISFVDRVYGESKLGGNEIVSFVKGLITLFATT is encoded by the exons ATGGCAAGCCGAAAAACTTCGCACCCAAACCGGATTAGTGAGGACAAATACTCGATTCTATTACCTACCTATAACGAAAGGGAAAACCTACCTTTGATAGTGTGGCTTTTGGTGAAATATTTTGGTGAAAG tggCTATATTTACGAGGTAATTATCATTGACGACGGAAGCCCAGACGGGACCCTGGAGGTGGCAGAGCAGTTGCAGAAAATCTATGGAGAGGACAAGATA CTTCTTCGACCAAGAGCAAAAAAATTAGGACTTG GCACTGCGTACATCCACGGCATCAAGCATGCTACTGGGAACTTCATAATCATAATGGACGCAGATCTTTCCCATCAT ccCAAATTCATCCCGGAATTTATTGA AAAGCAGAAGGAAGGTGATTACGACCTGGTGTCTGGTACTCGATACCGAGGGAACGGAGGCGTGTACGGCTGGGACCTGCGCAGGAAACTGATCAG TCGGGGAGCCAACTTTTTGACTCAGGTGTTGTTGAGACCTGGTGCTTCAGACCTCACAGGCAGCTTCAG GTTGTATAAGAAGGAGGTGTTGGAGAGTCTGGTTGAGCGGTGCGTGTCCAAAGGGTATGTCTTTCAAATGGAGATGATCGTCCGCGCCAGACAGCTCAACTACACAATTGGAGAA gtaCCCATTTCCTTTGTAGATCGAGTTTATGGAGAGTCCAAACTCGGAGGGAACGAGATTGTGTCGTTTGTGAAAGGACTGATCACACTCTTCGCCACGACATGA